A window of Kribbella sp. NBC_00382 genomic DNA:
GCCGCTGACCCGGCAGATCCAGGGGCTGGAGCGCTCTCTGGGCGTCAGCCTGTTCGACCGAACCGGCAGGGGAGTGCGGCTCACCGCGGCCGGCCAGGTCTTCCTCGAGCACTCCCGGCGGGTGCTGGCATTGCTTGAGGTGGCGCCCGACGCAGCCCGGCGAGCGGCGGATGGGCAGACCGGTACGTTGCGGATCGCGTTCACCGCGATCGGGGCGTACGCCGTACTGGCCGACTTCCTGACGATGGTGAGCAAGCGGACTCCGGCGGTGACGGCGGAGCTGACCGAACTGGTGAGCCCGGACCAGTTCGAGGCGCTGGCGAATCTGGAGATCGATCTCGGTATCGTCCGGCCGCCGATCCCGGCGCAGTTCGACTCGGTGCTGGTGCATTCGGAGGATCTCGTGCTCGCGGTACCGGCCGATCACAAGCTGGCCGATGGAGAGAGCGCTGTCTCGCTCGCTGACGTGACGGACGACTACATCGGCTACAGCCCCGAAGGGTCGCAGTACCTGCACGACATCTGCGCCGCGATGATCGGCATGAACCGGTACGCCGTCAGCCAACTCGCGTCGCAGGTGCCGACGATGCTCGCGCTGGTCCGGGCCGGGCTGGGGTGTGCGCTGATTCCGCGGTCGATCATGGCGATGGGCGTCGCCGGCGTGCGCTATCGCGAGCTCGACGCGGCGGACGCGCACTCGGTGACGCTGCACGCGGCGTGGAGTCCGGACAGTCCGAATCCCGCTCTCCAGCGACTGGCCGAGTCATTG
This region includes:
- a CDS encoding LysR family transcriptional regulator, with product MDLSLQQLRGFVAVAEEQHFGRAAQRLNLTQPPLTRQIQGLERSLGVSLFDRTGRGVRLTAAGQVFLEHSRRVLALLEVAPDAARRAADGQTGTLRIAFTAIGAYAVLADFLTMVSKRTPAVTAELTELVSPDQFEALANLEIDLGIVRPPIPAQFDSVLVHSEDLVLAVPADHKLADGESAVSLADVTDDYIGYSPEGSQYLHDICAAMIGMNRYAVSQLASQVPTMLALVRAGLGCALIPRSIMAMGVAGVRYRELDAADAHSVTLHAAWSPDSPNPALQRLAESLKANPHLDA